A genome region from Aliivibrio salmonicida LFI1238 includes the following:
- a CDS encoding lysophospholipid acyltransferase family protein, producing MVTSPFRLPRVTPFGLGESFAEWVTGLNRLDTHYQERPKGLNSFEFMRYTLQCLDVTYDIHQGELDSIPTTGPVVIVANHPLGALEGVILAEMVGRVRPDVKVLANEYLKQIPEISELFIGVDVFETKQAKKTNANALREAHQHLANNGVLIIFPAGEVSTYNKETKLLSDKRWSYSATKFIQKHNATTVPIYIDGRNSHTFYLAGKIHPLLRTLMLGREMLNKKENTINLSIGNPISHKELSGFNSPIETINYLRLNTYLLATNTDQTPQPEVKATALSPIMPAINADILEKEIHGLPESAKLLEQSGLAVYCTKSQFIPAVIQEIGRIREVTFRDVGEGTGLSCDLDEYDTHYYHLFIWHQENKEIVGSYRLGLVDELIEEFGLDGLYSRSLFNYQQPFINTLHNSIEVGRSVVAKKYQRNVSSLLLLWKGISTFVYQRPQYTHLFGPVSISNDYSLSARQLIASTLTIHHYDNEKAALVSATTPLKPIIKKVWNGDMLSLLGDLKLLSKVLSRIEKGKGLPVLLRQYIGLNGKLICFNVDPDFNDALDGLIVVDMSNVPHKTLSKYMGKEEAMCYLEKHNRNNIHSK from the coding sequence ATGGTGACGAGTCCATTTCGACTTCCTAGAGTGACTCCTTTTGGCCTTGGTGAATCTTTTGCCGAATGGGTAACGGGGTTAAATCGGTTAGATACACATTATCAAGAGCGACCTAAAGGGCTAAACAGTTTTGAATTTATGCGCTACACGCTTCAATGTTTAGATGTCACGTATGATATTCATCAAGGCGAATTAGACTCTATTCCGACGACAGGCCCTGTTGTTATTGTCGCAAATCACCCATTAGGCGCCTTAGAAGGCGTGATATTAGCAGAGATGGTAGGACGCGTTCGACCAGACGTAAAAGTACTGGCTAATGAATATTTAAAACAGATACCAGAGATCAGCGAATTATTTATTGGCGTCGATGTATTTGAAACAAAACAAGCCAAAAAGACCAATGCCAACGCACTGCGTGAAGCCCATCAGCACCTAGCAAATAACGGGGTATTAATTATTTTCCCTGCGGGGGAAGTCTCTACCTATAATAAAGAAACAAAATTATTATCAGACAAACGATGGAGCTATTCCGCCACCAAATTTATACAGAAACATAACGCCACCACGGTTCCCATTTATATTGATGGACGAAATAGCCACACCTTTTACCTTGCAGGAAAAATTCACCCACTATTAAGAACATTAATGCTGGGACGAGAGATGCTCAATAAAAAAGAAAATACGATTAATCTATCGATCGGCAACCCTATTTCTCATAAAGAACTGTCAGGATTTAATTCCCCGATTGAAACCATTAATTATTTAAGACTAAATACCTATTTACTCGCAACCAATACAGACCAAACGCCTCAACCAGAAGTGAAAGCCACCGCATTATCGCCAATAATGCCCGCCATTAATGCCGATATTTTAGAAAAAGAAATACATGGATTACCTGAGAGCGCAAAACTATTAGAACAAAGTGGCCTTGCCGTTTATTGCACCAAAAGCCAATTCATTCCAGCGGTGATTCAAGAAATTGGACGAATTAGAGAGGTCACCTTCAGAGACGTCGGTGAAGGAACCGGACTGTCTTGTGATTTAGATGAATACGATACCCACTACTATCATCTTTTTATTTGGCATCAAGAAAATAAAGAAATCGTTGGATCTTACCGATTAGGATTAGTCGATGAATTAATTGAAGAATTTGGACTTGATGGTTTGTACTCTCGCAGTTTATTCAACTACCAACAACCCTTCATTAATACATTACACAATTCGATAGAAGTAGGACGCTCTGTGGTTGCCAAAAAATACCAGCGCAATGTCAGTTCATTACTTTTATTATGGAAAGGGATCTCAACCTTTGTTTATCAACGTCCTCAATACACTCATTTGTTTGGCCCAGTCAGTATCAGCAATGACTACAGCTTATCTGCACGCCAATTAATTGCATCAACGCTGACTATTCATCATTACGATAATGAAAAAGCGGCATTAGTATCCGCAACCACTCCCCTTAAACCGATAATAAAAAAAGTATGGAATGGCGATATGCTTTCTCTACTGGGTGATTTAAAACTGCTATCAAAAGTATTAAGTCGTATCGAAAAAGGAAAAGGCTTACCCGTTTTACTTCGCCAATACATCGGACTCAATGGTAAGTTAATTTGCTTTAATGTTGATCCAGATTTTAATGACGCTTTGGATGGATTAATTGTGGTCGATATGAGTAATGTTCCACACAAAACATTAAGTAAATACATGGGGAAAGAAGAAGCAATGTGCTACCTTGAAAAACACAATCGCAACAACATACACTCGAAATGA
- a CDS encoding YHS domain-containing (seleno)protein has protein sequence MKKLLCLFMLIFSQSSFASDAIYTGFFSNKAIDGYDSVSYFTAEKPLKGSSEFVTSYMDADWYFVSQENLNLFTANPTKYAPQYGGFCAWAVAEKNDRAPGDPNQFSIVDGKLYLNYDAGVKTLWEKDIQGFITQGDKN, from the coding sequence ATGAAAAAGTTATTGTGTTTATTTATGTTGATATTTAGTCAATCCTCTTTTGCTTCAGACGCAATTTATACTGGCTTCTTTAGCAATAAAGCGATTGATGGTTATGACAGTGTTAGTTACTTCACTGCAGAAAAACCACTAAAAGGAAGCTCTGAATTTGTCACCTCTTATATGGATGCTGATTGGTATTTCGTTTCTCAAGAGAACTTAAATTTGTTCACCGCGAATCCGACAAAATACGCGCCTCAATACGGTGGTTTTTGTGCTTGGGCAGTGGCTGAAAAAAATGACCGCGCGCCTGGTGACCCGAATCAATTTTCAATTGTAGATGGAAAGCTGTATTTAAATTATGACGCGGGTGTCAAAACCTTATGGGAAAAAGACATTCAAGGCTTCATCACACAAGGCGATAAAAACTGA
- a CDS encoding NRDE family protein, whose product MCTVSWFNTPTGYELFFNRDEQRSRSDALTPQVFQENNVDYIMPIDPVGGGSWISLNNHGISICLLNYYQGSTPPNNALSRGLLIKELATCHHIDSIQHVLSKMDFSHFASFTLLIFPSTASNENNTVKGFRWDGQSFDSITPISPMISSSVDAKSVIEHRLSVYKELTDSGVNRQTLNTFHQHHHVKLGHRSPCMHRQDAQTVSFTHIIVDNENNTLRYFSGSPCQTKKYLAYDVPFHSYNNTHSYS is encoded by the coding sequence ATGTGCACAGTCTCTTGGTTCAACACGCCTACAGGATATGAATTATTTTTTAATCGTGACGAACAGCGGTCTCGCTCTGATGCATTAACACCTCAGGTGTTTCAAGAAAATAATGTGGATTACATTATGCCAATTGATCCTGTCGGCGGAGGCAGTTGGATTTCACTCAATAATCACGGTATTTCAATCTGTCTGTTAAATTATTATCAGGGGTCTACACCACCAAATAACGCGTTAAGCCGTGGTCTTCTTATCAAAGAATTAGCCACCTGCCATCATATAGATTCAATTCAACACGTTCTTTCTAAAATGGATTTCTCTCATTTTGCCTCTTTTACACTATTAATTTTTCCTTCCACGGCATCCAATGAAAATAATACCGTTAAAGGATTTCGCTGGGATGGACAGAGCTTTGATTCAATAACTCCGATCTCTCCTATGATCTCTTCATCCGTGGATGCCAAAAGCGTTATTGAACACCGTTTGTCAGTATACAAAGAACTCACCGATTCAGGCGTAAACCGTCAAACACTGAATACGTTCCATCAACATCATCATGTAAAACTAGGACATCGCTCCCCTTGCATGCATCGTCAAGATGCCCAAACCGTCAGTTTTACGCACATCATTGTCGATAATGAAAATAATACATTACGTTATTTTTCAGGCTCACCATGCCAAACAAAAAAGTATTTGGCCTATGATGTTCCTTTCCATTCATACAACAACACCCACTCATACAGTTAA
- a CDS encoding DedA family protein translates to MNDLVANIQEALFTSHSSELSIFVGIILLSYLLEDLAIVTAASLSAQEMVTPMIGLLAAFIGIASGDLGLYFLGRLSTRFRLLRYKTLTNAHLRYLRKKLQSNPMLNLFIIRFIPGLRTIGFTLSGVFHIRVLTFLTAVMSATAVWTALVFPSVYFLGSSSWIKASEHQWLLIPIMTLVLFATNRIAKKKISKELT, encoded by the coding sequence ATGAATGATTTAGTCGCAAATATACAAGAAGCACTGTTTACGTCTCATAGTTCAGAGCTCTCTATCTTTGTGGGGATCATTTTACTTTCTTACCTATTGGAAGATCTGGCCATTGTGACTGCCGCCAGTTTATCAGCCCAAGAAATGGTGACGCCTATGATAGGCCTATTAGCCGCTTTTATTGGTATTGCCAGTGGGGATCTTGGTTTGTATTTTTTAGGTCGGCTCTCTACACGTTTTCGCCTACTTAGATATAAAACCTTAACCAACGCTCATTTGCGTTACTTAAGGAAAAAACTCCAATCTAATCCTATGCTTAATTTATTCATCATTCGATTTATCCCCGGTCTTAGAACAATAGGCTTTACCTTAAGTGGTGTATTCCATATTCGGGTTCTTACCTTTCTTACTGCCGTAATGAGTGCTACTGCCGTTTGGACTGCACTCGTGTTTCCTAGTGTGTATTTTTTAGGTAGCAGCAGTTGGATCAAAGCGAGTGAGCACCAATGGTTATTAATACCGATAATGACATTGGTTTTATTTGCCACAAATCGAATAGCAAAAAAGAAAATTTCAAAGGAATTGACCTAA
- a CDS encoding bifunctional 2',3'-cyclic-nucleotide 2'-phosphodiesterase/3'-nucleotidase — MKLSIKPLSLAVLGGLLTLSGCTPAETNEVIKLRIVETTDIHTNLMDYDYYKDKPSQKIGLARTATLVKEARGEVINSVLVDNGDLLQGSPMGDYMADKGLEEGEVHPAYKAMNQLSYDAGNIGNHEFNYGLDFLAESINDANFPYINANVYDAKTKEHYFKPYIIKTHKFKDTAGVEHYIKVGYIGFVPPQIMVWDKKNLEGKVFVKDIIETANEIIPQMKSEGADVIVAIPHSGVSTNPYKQGEENSTYYLSEVEGIDAIAFGHSHAVFPGKGFDNMQGIDNVNGTINGVAAVMPGRWGSHVGVMDLTLEQKDGKWIVAKSQAEARPIFDKENNKSLAAADEGIVKALEADHKGTREFVNQPIGKADDVMYSFLALVQDDPTVQIVNLAQKDYVERFIQGDPDLDGTPVLSAAAPFKAGGRGNDPTNFTEVESGQLTFRNAADLYLYPNTLVAMKVTGKEVKEWLECSAGQFKQIDINSTAPQQLIDWDGFRTYNFDVIDGVNYQINVTQPAKYDGDCNLINEGSERIIGLTYQGKPIDAKQDFLIATNNYRAYSGKFPGTGTDFIAFDSPDENRTVLASYISRVSKEEGQVQPSADNNWSFAPIEGGENLDIRFETSPTEKATQFIKDNGQYPMKQVATDDVGFAVYNINLSK, encoded by the coding sequence ATGAAACTGTCTATTAAACCTCTATCGCTAGCAGTACTGGGTGGCTTATTAACCCTTTCAGGCTGTACACCAGCAGAAACAAATGAAGTGATTAAACTGCGTATTGTAGAAACAACGGATATCCACACTAATCTGATGGATTACGATTACTACAAAGACAAACCATCGCAAAAAATTGGTTTAGCGCGCACTGCAACATTAGTAAAAGAAGCTCGTGGTGAGGTGATAAACAGTGTTTTAGTTGATAATGGTGATTTACTGCAAGGTAGTCCAATGGGTGACTACATGGCAGACAAAGGATTAGAAGAAGGGGAAGTTCACCCTGCATATAAAGCGATGAATCAATTAAGCTATGATGCCGGTAACATCGGTAACCATGAGTTCAATTACGGTTTAGATTTCTTAGCCGAATCCATTAACGATGCCAACTTCCCTTACATCAATGCCAATGTGTATGACGCAAAAACAAAAGAACATTACTTCAAACCATACATTATTAAAACGCACAAATTTAAAGATACCGCAGGTGTAGAACACTACATTAAAGTGGGTTACATCGGATTTGTGCCACCACAAATCATGGTATGGGATAAGAAAAACCTTGAAGGAAAAGTCTTCGTAAAAGACATCATTGAAACCGCAAATGAAATCATTCCTCAAATGAAGTCTGAAGGCGCAGATGTCATTGTCGCTATCCCTCACTCAGGTGTTTCTACTAATCCATATAAACAAGGCGAAGAAAATTCGACTTACTACTTATCTGAGGTAGAAGGCATTGATGCGATCGCTTTTGGTCACTCTCATGCCGTCTTCCCAGGAAAAGGGTTTGATAACATGCAAGGCATCGATAACGTAAATGGCACAATAAATGGCGTTGCCGCGGTGATGCCTGGACGTTGGGGTAGCCATGTTGGTGTGATGGATTTAACGCTTGAACAGAAAGACGGCAAATGGATTGTTGCAAAAAGCCAAGCAGAAGCTCGCCCTATCTTTGATAAAGAAAACAACAAATCATTAGCTGCTGCTGATGAAGGGATTGTTAAAGCATTAGAAGCGGATCATAAAGGCACTCGTGAATTTGTTAACCAACCTATTGGTAAAGCTGATGATGTGATGTACAGCTTCCTAGCCTTAGTTCAAGATGATCCAACCGTGCAAATTGTTAACCTTGCACAAAAAGATTACGTTGAACGTTTCATTCAAGGGGATCCTGATTTAGATGGTACTCCTGTACTTTCTGCTGCAGCGCCATTTAAAGCTGGTGGTCGTGGAAATGACCCAACAAACTTCACTGAAGTTGAATCAGGCCAATTAACGTTCCGTAATGCGGCTGATTTATACCTATACCCGAATACACTTGTTGCAATGAAAGTAACGGGTAAAGAAGTCAAAGAATGGCTTGAGTGTTCTGCTGGTCAATTTAAACAAATCGACATCAACAGCACAGCTCCTCAACAGTTAATTGATTGGGATGGCTTCCGTACTTATAACTTCGATGTAATCGATGGCGTAAATTATCAGATCAACGTAACACAACCAGCGAAATACGATGGTGACTGTAACTTAATCAACGAAGGTTCAGAGCGAATTATAGGGCTTACTTACCAAGGTAAACCAATTGATGCGAAACAAGATTTCCTTATAGCTACTAACAATTACCGAGCTTACAGCGGCAAGTTCCCAGGAACAGGAACGGACTTTATCGCGTTCGATTCTCCAGATGAAAACCGTACCGTTCTTGCTAGCTACATTTCACGAGTAAGTAAAGAGGAAGGTCAAGTTCAACCAAGTGCTGATAATAATTGGTCTTTCGCTCCAATCGAAGGAGGGGAAAATCTGGATATCCGTTTTGAAACTTCACCAACAGAAAAGGCAACTCAATTCATTAAAGATAATGGTCAATACCCAATGAAACAAGTCGCGACAGACGATGTTGGTTTTGCCGTTTATAACATTAATCTAAGTAAATAA
- the cysD gene encoding sulfate adenylyltransferase subunit CysD: MDAKRLTHLQQLEAESIHIIREVAAEFDNPVMMYSIGKDSSVMLHLARKAFYPGKIPFPLLHVDTDWKFKEMIEFRDKTAKKYGFDLLVHKNPEGIEMGISPFVHGSSKHTDIMKTQGLKQALNQHGFDAAFGGARRDEEKSRAKERVYSFRDKNHTWDPKNQRPELWNTYNGQVNKGESIRVFPLSNWTELDIWQYIYLESIDIVPLYLAEKRPVVDRDGMLIMVDDERMELKEGEKIEYKDIRFRTLGCYPLTGAVESKANTLPEIIEEMLVATSSERQGRAIDHDSSGSMEQKKRQGYF; this comes from the coding sequence ATGGACGCAAAACGATTAACCCACCTCCAGCAACTTGAAGCGGAAAGTATTCATATTATCCGTGAAGTCGCCGCAGAGTTTGATAACCCAGTGATGATGTATTCCATTGGTAAAGATTCTTCGGTTATGTTGCATCTTGCTCGTAAAGCTTTTTATCCAGGAAAAATTCCCTTTCCGCTTCTTCATGTTGATACGGATTGGAAATTCAAAGAGATGATTGAGTTTCGAGATAAAACCGCTAAAAAATACGGGTTTGACCTATTAGTACACAAAAACCCTGAAGGGATAGAAATGGGGATTAGCCCATTCGTACATGGTTCTTCAAAGCACACCGATATCATGAAAACTCAAGGTCTGAAACAAGCGCTAAATCAGCATGGATTTGATGCTGCATTTGGTGGGGCTCGTCGTGATGAAGAAAAGTCTCGAGCAAAAGAGCGTGTGTATTCTTTCCGCGATAAAAATCATACGTGGGATCCAAAAAATCAACGTCCTGAATTGTGGAATACCTATAACGGTCAAGTAAATAAAGGTGAAAGTATTCGTGTTTTCCCATTATCAAACTGGACGGAATTGGATATTTGGCAGTACATTTATTTAGAAAGTATCGATATTGTTCCGCTTTATTTAGCTGAAAAACGCCCAGTAGTTGATCGTGATGGTATGTTAATCATGGTTGATGATGAGCGAATGGAGTTAAAAGAAGGGGAAAAAATTGAATACAAAGACATCCGCTTTAGAACATTAGGGTGTTACCCATTAACAGGGGCTGTGGAATCCAAAGCGAACACCTTGCCTGAAATTATTGAAGAAATGCTGGTTGCTACTTCCAGTGAGCGACAAGGGCGAGCCATTGATCATGACTCATCTGGATCGATGGAACAGAAAAAACGCCAGGGTTATTTCTAA
- the cysN gene encoding sulfate adenylyltransferase subunit CysN, translating to MNSAVEQELAELGIEAYLSQHQHKSMLRFLTCGSVDDGKSTLIGRLLHDSKQIYADQLEAVHADSQRVGTTGERPDLALLVDGLQAEREQGITIDVAYRYFSTQKRKFIISDTPGHEQYTRNMATGASTCDVAVILIDARKGVLDQTRRHSYIANLLGIRHFVVAVNKMDLVDYSQSRFEEIKEEYVTFSKKLNNPNLDISILPLSALEGDNVVNHSAALAWYKGAPLLEVLEDIDIDADRGNGEFRFPVQYVNRPNLDFRGFSGSVSSGEIKVGDDIIALPSGKKSKVARIVTFDGDLPSAQAGQAVTLTLEDEIDISRGDLLVKSTSNLTATDQFKAEIVWMTEKGLQPGRQYDIKIAGKKTVGQIDAIHHQVNINSLETFVTDELPLNGIGLCDVSLTEVVSLDRYQDCADTGGFIFIDRLTNVTVGAGMIQNLSELSDVAPINDNVSAFEVELNALVRKHFPHWGAQDISKLLS from the coding sequence ATGAACAGTGCAGTAGAACAAGAACTTGCAGAGTTAGGTATCGAAGCGTATTTAAGCCAACATCAACATAAATCAATGCTGCGTTTTTTAACGTGTGGTTCGGTAGATGATGGAAAAAGTACTCTTATAGGCCGATTACTTCATGACTCAAAACAAATTTATGCGGATCAACTGGAAGCCGTGCATGCTGACAGCCAACGCGTAGGAACGACTGGCGAACGCCCTGACTTAGCATTACTTGTTGATGGCTTACAAGCAGAGCGTGAGCAAGGCATTACGATTGATGTCGCTTACCGTTATTTCTCAACTCAAAAGCGTAAATTCATTATTTCTGATACACCAGGACATGAGCAATATACACGTAATATGGCAACGGGTGCATCAACGTGTGATGTCGCTGTTATCTTAATCGATGCTCGTAAAGGTGTGTTAGATCAAACTCGTCGCCATTCCTATATCGCGAATCTCTTAGGTATTCGTCATTTTGTGGTGGCGGTGAATAAAATGGATTTGGTTGATTATTCTCAATCTCGATTTGAAGAGATTAAAGAAGAATATGTAACGTTTTCTAAAAAACTTAATAATCCTAATTTGGATATTTCGATTCTGCCGTTATCAGCATTAGAAGGCGATAACGTAGTAAATCACAGTGCCGCACTTGCTTGGTATAAAGGTGCCCCATTATTAGAAGTGTTAGAAGACATTGATATTGATGCTGATAGAGGGAATGGTGAATTTCGTTTCCCTGTGCAATATGTTAATCGCCCTAATCTTGATTTCCGAGGTTTCTCGGGTTCTGTGTCTTCTGGTGAGATAAAGGTTGGTGATGACATTATTGCTTTGCCGTCAGGTAAAAAATCAAAAGTAGCTCGTATTGTGACGTTTGATGGTGATTTACCTTCGGCGCAAGCGGGTCAGGCCGTGACTCTCACACTAGAAGATGAAATTGATATTAGTCGTGGTGATCTATTGGTTAAATCGACATCCAATCTTACTGCAACGGATCAATTTAAAGCCGAAATTGTTTGGATGACAGAAAAAGGGTTACAGCCTGGACGTCAATATGACATTAAAATAGCAGGCAAAAAAACGGTCGGTCAAATTGATGCTATCCATCATCAAGTCAATATTAATAGCCTTGAGACGTTTGTTACCGATGAGTTACCTCTTAATGGTATCGGGTTATGTGATGTTTCATTAACTGAGGTGGTGAGCTTAGATCGTTATCAAGACTGTGCTGACACTGGTGGGTTTATCTTTATTGACCGTTTAACGAATGTGACAGTAGGGGCAGGCATGATCCAAAACCTATCTGAGTTGAGTGATGTCGCTCCTATCAATGATAATGTCAGTGCTTTTGAAGTGGAATTAAATGCGTTAGTTCGTAAGCATTTTCCACATTGGGGCGCGCAAGATATTTCGAAGCTCTTAAGTTAG
- a CDS encoding SLC13 family permease: MPWEQGFVLALLTLIIVSLLASKLKPSVIFAGSAFIAFMVGMIDLPSLAKNFTNSSLLTLVLLILSSCALEKTRLISWVGRYISEGRLGSVVGKLGLSTALLSSFTNNTAVVVSLIGAIKRNQRHAPSRLLIPLSYAAILGGTLTLIGTSTNLIINSFVEDAGLPSLSFFAPTAIGLVVLAGGLLILIPLSYLLPQYDDGSQDELPYFLEARVEGASPLVGKSISENNLRALRKLFLAEVIREGRTITSVDPDMILLAGDRLLFCGDIESVTTLQEINGLTLFGQHHLNGQNLIEVVVSQSASIRGKSIKSAHFRERFDAVVVAIRRGHERLEGGLGKIELQAGDTLVLVPGKNFEQSKQQLKREFVIISDLDSAAKLDGDKSTFVLLGFASVIAAALLDVFPIIKGLSVYLLAMFAFGVVSLGELRRRFPIDIVVIVGAALSIAQLMLSSGLSVQLGDMFIELFNGWGVMGALIAVYLITLVLTELITNNAAAALAFPIGYSMALGYGVDPMPFIMAVLFGASASFISPYGYQTNLLVFSVGNYTLLDYVKVGLPMSIIYSVLVLSLIPHFFPF; the protein is encoded by the coding sequence ATGCCGTGGGAACAAGGATTCGTTCTAGCTTTATTAACTCTTATTATTGTGAGTTTATTGGCGAGTAAATTAAAACCAAGTGTGATTTTTGCAGGGTCTGCATTTATTGCCTTTATGGTCGGAATGATTGATTTGCCAAGCTTGGCAAAAAACTTTACTAATTCGTCATTATTGACCTTGGTGTTATTGATCCTAAGTTCTTGTGCACTAGAAAAAACGCGCCTTATCAGTTGGGTAGGGCGTTATATTTCAGAGGGAAGGTTAGGGAGTGTGGTAGGTAAATTAGGTCTGTCGACTGCCTTACTTTCTTCTTTTACCAATAACACGGCCGTTGTGGTGTCATTAATTGGTGCTATCAAGCGTAATCAACGTCACGCGCCTTCTCGCCTTTTAATTCCTCTTTCTTATGCGGCTATTTTAGGCGGCACACTTACGCTTATTGGCACATCAACCAACCTAATTATTAATAGTTTTGTCGAAGATGCTGGTTTACCGAGTTTAAGCTTTTTTGCACCGACTGCGATTGGTTTAGTTGTACTTGCTGGCGGGTTATTAATTTTAATCCCATTAAGCTATTTATTGCCGCAATACGATGATGGTAGTCAAGATGAGTTACCTTACTTTTTAGAAGCTCGGGTTGAAGGGGCTTCTCCTTTAGTGGGTAAATCGATCAGTGAGAATAATCTTAGAGCTTTACGTAAACTATTTTTAGCGGAAGTGATTCGAGAAGGAAGAACGATCACTTCTGTTGATCCTGACATGATATTACTTGCCGGTGACCGGTTATTGTTTTGTGGTGATATAGAAAGCGTGACCACGTTACAAGAAATTAATGGATTAACTTTATTTGGTCAGCATCATTTAAACGGTCAGAATTTAATTGAAGTGGTTGTCAGTCAGTCGGCTTCTATTCGTGGGAAAAGTATTAAATCGGCACATTTTAGAGAGCGTTTTGATGCCGTTGTTGTTGCTATCCGTAGAGGGCATGAGCGCCTTGAAGGCGGGCTAGGGAAAATAGAATTACAAGCTGGGGATACGTTAGTTCTTGTTCCTGGGAAAAACTTTGAACAAAGTAAACAACAGCTTAAAAGAGAATTTGTCATTATTAGTGATTTAGATTCTGCCGCAAAGTTGGATGGTGATAAAAGCACCTTTGTTCTATTAGGATTCGCGAGTGTTATCGCTGCGGCCTTATTGGATGTATTTCCGATCATTAAAGGGTTGTCAGTTTATTTATTAGCGATGTTTGCGTTTGGTGTCGTGAGCTTAGGTGAATTACGTCGTCGTTTTCCTATTGATATTGTTGTGATTGTTGGTGCGGCATTATCTATTGCTCAGTTAATGTTATCTTCCGGTTTGTCGGTTCAATTAGGTGACATGTTTATTGAATTATTTAATGGCTGGGGGGTGATGGGGGCATTGATTGCGGTTTACCTTATTACCTTAGTATTGACTGAATTGATCACCAATAATGCAGCGGCTGCGCTGGCATTCCCCATTGGCTATAGCATGGCACTTGGTTATGGTGTTGATCCTATGCCATTTATTATGGCGGTATTGTTTGGAGCGAGTGCTAGCTTCATTTCCCCTTATGGATATCAAACCAATTTATTAGTTTTTAGTGTTGGTAATTACACTTTGCTCGATTACGTAAAAGTAGGGTTGCCAATGTCAATTATTTATTCGGTGTTAGTGCTGTCTTTAATCCCTCACTTTTTCCCATTTTAA
- the cysC gene encoding adenylyl-sulfate kinase — protein sequence MTTEQTKERQVVNDENVVWHQYSVTKETRSGLKKQKPVVLWFTGLSGAGKSTIAGALEVKLAELGYHTYLLDGDNVRHGLCKDLGFSDHDRQENIRRIGELAKLMSDAGLIVLSAFISPHRAERQIVRELLPENEFLEVFVNTSLDECEKRDPKGLYKKARAGEIKHFTGIDSDYEQPLNPDIDLLAGTQSIDELVEQCLAVLKEKNIIQ from the coding sequence ATGACTACGGAACAAACGAAAGAGCGCCAAGTAGTGAACGATGAAAATGTGGTTTGGCATCAATATTCGGTGACAAAAGAAACTCGCTCTGGTCTTAAAAAACAAAAGCCAGTGGTTCTTTGGTTTACGGGATTATCGGGAGCGGGTAAATCAACCATTGCTGGTGCATTGGAGGTGAAGCTTGCCGAACTTGGTTATCACACGTATTTATTGGATGGTGATAATGTTCGTCATGGTTTATGTAAAGATTTAGGCTTTTCTGATCACGATAGGCAAGAAAATATTCGTCGTATTGGCGAGTTGGCAAAATTGATGTCTGATGCGGGGTTAATCGTATTAAGCGCCTTTATTTCACCGCATCGAGCGGAAAGACAAATAGTCAGAGAGTTATTGCCTGAAAATGAATTCTTAGAAGTGTTTGTCAATACATCACTTGATGAATGTGAAAAACGAGACCCAAAAGGATTATACAAAAAAGCACGGGCAGGAGAGATAAAACATTTCACGGGGATTGATTCTGATTATGAACAACCGCTAAATCCTGATATTGATTTATTGGCAGGTACACAATCGATTGATGAACTAGTGGAGCAATGCTTGGCGGTATTAAAAGAAAAAAATATTATTCAATAA